One region of Gloeocapsopsis sp. IPPAS B-1203 genomic DNA includes:
- a CDS encoding substrate-binding domain-containing protein, with translation MTDNGEQTRNRLSKDVVLLIRGLIIGKVLTLVVIGGVLWWLRPRLFMSNDAATQNSGVASVANDGANFQSVAAVPTGTFNYGGSPAWAAIRQLVDAQIQNARPELQLRYVSPGEGVPSSRTGIQMLLDGKIDIAQTSRPLTATEAAIAKERGIVLEQSPVGVDGVAVAVNHSLTVAGLTTEQLRQIYQGTITNWSQVGGPDLNIVPFSRPLEDADTPIFASQSQSSQFGTQVQYVTTTTEALRQVSNTPGGIYYASARTIVPQCSVKTLPLGENTNQLIAPYRQPSVQTSECPAERNQVNTAVFESGEYPITYNLFVITKQNQSREQQAGEAYTNLLLSQQGQKALEQVGFAPVSSDIARQ, from the coding sequence ATGACTGATAATGGAGAACAAACGCGGAATCGGTTAAGCAAAGATGTTGTCCTGCTGATTAGAGGGCTAATCATTGGTAAAGTGTTAACACTTGTCGTGATTGGTGGTGTCTTGTGGTGGTTGAGACCACGTTTATTCATGAGTAACGACGCCGCAACTCAAAATTCAGGTGTTGCTTCAGTTGCGAACGATGGAGCAAACTTTCAGTCAGTTGCAGCAGTACCGACTGGTACATTTAACTATGGTGGTAGTCCAGCTTGGGCGGCGATTAGACAGCTGGTAGATGCACAAATTCAAAATGCACGTCCAGAATTACAACTGCGTTACGTATCTCCTGGTGAAGGTGTTCCCAGTTCAAGGACAGGCATTCAAATGTTGCTTGACGGAAAGATAGACATAGCTCAAACTTCTCGTCCCTTAACAGCAACAGAAGCGGCAATCGCCAAAGAGCGAGGTATTGTACTAGAGCAAAGTCCTGTTGGAGTTGATGGTGTAGCAGTAGCCGTGAACCATTCACTAACAGTCGCAGGATTAACGACTGAGCAGTTGCGGCAAATCTATCAAGGAACAATTACCAACTGGAGCCAAGTTGGAGGACCAGACCTTAACATTGTGCCATTTTCTCGACCGTTAGAAGATGCAGATACTCCAATATTTGCTTCTCAAAGCCAGTCGTCGCAGTTTGGAACTCAAGTGCAGTATGTCACCACAACAACAGAAGCGTTACGTCAAGTTAGTAATACCCCAGGTGGTATATATTATGCTTCTGCACGTACGATAGTACCTCAATGTAGTGTCAAAACTTTGCCTTTAGGCGAGAATACCAATCAGCTGATCGCTCCTTATCGTCAGCCCTCAGTTCAGACAAGTGAATGTCCCGCTGAACGGAATCAGGTAAATACAGCCGTTTTTGAAAGCGGCGAATATCCAATCACTTACAATCTATTTGTCATTACCAAGCAAAATCAAAGTCGAGAACAACAAGCAGGAGAAGCTTACACTAATCTTTTGCTAAGTCAACAGGGACAAAAAGCACTAGAGCAAGTTGGATTTGCACCAGTATCGTCAGATATTGCCCGTCAATAA
- a CDS encoding serine/threonine-protein kinase: MIGEVIKGRYQILEILSRGGFCQTYLAQDLYEPETKCVIKHLSTATSSQPQTIADLRSSFTREAQALEKLGEHDQVPQLLAHFEIDREFYLVQQFVTGHPLSEELQTPWSESQVVEVLQQVLSILEYVHDYGLIHRDIKPSNLIRRKSDRQLVLIDFGSVKQVWKQVVTAGGQTSSKFVEGIPATVAIGTPGYMPTEQGRGRPRPNSDIYALGMIGIQALTGRSPSELLEDADGEIIWQHYADVSPRLANILNQMVRYHFKERYQSATEALQALQPLTEQNDNLNLVQLTSDVVEKRSPTFTTDTSNTTNSKSDRLTLWLGLAIGAVSAVVLIVSSYYYLRPLPPNNSPSSWQETTHDLAQSTFNLSKDVVK; the protein is encoded by the coding sequence ATGATAGGCGAAGTCATTAAAGGTCGATACCAAATACTAGAAATTCTCAGTAGGGGAGGATTTTGTCAAACGTATCTGGCTCAAGACCTTTACGAACCAGAGACTAAATGTGTAATTAAACATCTTTCAACTGCAACTAGTTCTCAACCACAAACAATAGCTGACCTGCGCTCATCATTTACTAGAGAAGCACAAGCTTTAGAGAAATTAGGCGAACACGACCAAGTACCACAGCTACTTGCTCACTTTGAGATCGATCGAGAATTCTACTTGGTGCAGCAGTTCGTGACTGGTCATCCTTTGAGTGAAGAACTACAAACACCTTGGAGTGAAAGTCAAGTAGTAGAGGTGTTGCAACAAGTTTTGAGCATTTTAGAGTATGTTCACGATTACGGATTGATTCACCGCGACATCAAACCTAGCAATTTAATTCGTCGGAAGAGCGATCGCCAATTAGTGTTAATTGACTTTGGTAGTGTCAAGCAAGTCTGGAAGCAAGTCGTCACAGCTGGAGGTCAGACAAGTTCCAAATTTGTTGAGGGAATTCCTGCTACCGTTGCTATTGGTACTCCTGGATATATGCCAACTGAACAAGGAAGAGGTAGACCTCGACCAAACAGTGATATTTATGCACTAGGGATGATTGGTATTCAAGCCTTGACTGGGCGCAGTCCGAGTGAGTTACTTGAAGATGCGGATGGGGAGATTATTTGGCAACACTACGCTGATGTTAGTCCTCGTTTAGCAAACATCCTAAATCAAATGGTGCGCTACCACTTTAAAGAGCGTTATCAATCAGCAACAGAAGCCTTACAAGCATTGCAACCTCTTACAGAACAAAATGACAACTTAAACTTGGTTCAACTGACCTCAGATGTAGTAGAAAAGCGATCGCCAACTTTCACAACTGATACCAGCAATACTACCAATAGCAAGTCAGATCGATTGACATTGTGGCTAGGACTAGCAATAGGTGCAGTTTCTGCTGTGGTGTTAATAGTCAGCAGCTACTACTATTTGCGTCCGCTACCTCCAAACAATTCACCATCATCTTGGCAAGAAACAACTCACGACCTGGCACAAAGTACTTTTAATCTATCAAAAGACGTAGTAAAATAA
- a CDS encoding TMEM165/GDT1 family protein: MLSAFIAGFFLIAVSELGDKTFFIAAILAMRHSRRLIFAAVVAALATMTVLSVLVGQVASVFPPNYIYYAEITLFIGFGFKLLYDASQMPANACDVEVVQEAVDIVEKAEGSLPQQSNWAICAEAFVLTFLAEWGDRTQIATIALAAGNNPLGVTAGAILGHALCAAIAVIGGRMLAGRISEQALTIFGGCLFLLFGLMAWWEGLN; this comes from the coding sequence GTGCTATCTGCTTTTATCGCGGGTTTTTTCCTCATTGCAGTATCTGAGCTAGGAGATAAAACATTTTTTATTGCCGCAATTTTAGCAATGCGCCATTCGCGTAGGCTGATTTTTGCTGCTGTCGTCGCGGCTTTAGCAACAATGACGGTATTATCTGTACTCGTGGGGCAAGTCGCATCAGTATTTCCGCCAAACTACATCTACTATGCCGAAATTACTTTATTTATTGGCTTTGGCTTTAAGCTTTTGTACGATGCAAGTCAAATGCCTGCCAATGCTTGTGATGTGGAAGTGGTGCAAGAAGCTGTAGATATTGTGGAAAAGGCAGAAGGTAGCTTACCCCAGCAATCAAATTGGGCGATTTGTGCTGAAGCATTTGTTTTGACATTTCTAGCTGAGTGGGGCGATCGCACGCAAATTGCAACAATCGCCTTAGCAGCAGGTAATAATCCTTTAGGAGTCACAGCAGGGGCAATTTTAGGTCATGCGCTGTGTGCTGCGATCGCTGTTATTGGTGGCAGAATGTTAGCTGGACGCATATCTGAGCAAGCATTAACTATTTTTGGCGGTTGTTTGTTTTTGTTATTCGGACTAATGGCGTGGTGGGAAGGACTTAATTAG
- a CDS encoding tetratricopeptide repeat protein, which produces MSQPRRRWFISVVLVLAIIAFVGFSMIPLISTAFRASQPVSETSVTNQGQKQLEEAARGYEVVLQREPENQTALRGLVEARIQLLDLKGTVDPLEKLVALNPAETQYGLLLAEVKQRLGDREGEAAAYRSILNANPGNLPALEGLANVQLREQRPMEAVALLQNTLSNAPEANQNQPGSVDINGVRLLLAQVYATQQNYNEAIAIYDELISNNKQDFRPVLAKAMALQQQGKNEEAKPLFDNAAGLAPAQYKERINQLATPSPSLSPSPLAPSPSN; this is translated from the coding sequence GTGTCTCAACCGCGTAGACGCTGGTTTATTAGTGTAGTTCTGGTGCTGGCAATCATTGCCTTCGTTGGGTTTTCAATGATTCCTTTGATCAGCACCGCATTTCGCGCCAGTCAACCAGTAAGCGAAACATCTGTAACCAACCAAGGTCAAAAACAACTTGAAGAAGCTGCACGAGGCTATGAAGTCGTTTTGCAGCGCGAACCAGAAAATCAAACAGCATTACGGGGATTAGTCGAAGCACGAATTCAACTATTGGATCTTAAAGGGACTGTTGATCCCCTCGAAAAATTGGTCGCATTGAATCCGGCAGAAACACAATATGGCTTACTGTTGGCGGAAGTTAAGCAAAGGCTAGGCGATCGCGAAGGTGAAGCTGCGGCGTATCGCTCGATTCTCAATGCAAATCCAGGTAATCTCCCAGCGCTTGAAGGACTAGCCAATGTCCAGTTACGCGAACAACGTCCAATGGAGGCAGTTGCTTTACTCCAAAACACCCTCTCGAATGCTCCAGAAGCTAATCAAAATCAGCCTGGTAGTGTAGATATTAATGGTGTCAGGCTACTTTTAGCTCAAGTCTATGCCACGCAGCAAAATTACAATGAGGCGATCGCTATCTACGACGAACTGATTAGTAATAACAAACAAGATTTTCGTCCAGTATTAGCAAAAGCTATGGCATTACAGCAACAAGGCAAAAATGAGGAAGCTAAACCCTTATTTGATAATGCTGCAGGATTAGCCCCCGCTCAATACAAAGAGCGAATTAATCAACTCGCAACTCCTTCTCCAAGCCTTAGCCCCTCACCCCTCGCTCCTAGCCCCTCTAATTAA
- a CDS encoding homocysteine biosynthesis protein — protein MRTIAEINEKIARQSAAVLTVEELKARVAEVGVTQAAKEVDVITTGTFEPMESSGAIINLGHTDPPIKIRRCWLDGVPAYSGFGAVDLYLGATQAVEAIDGEEVREKGGGHVISDLIAGLPIQLRALGQVTDCYPRATFETTITRDTINQFYLFNPRNLYQNFIVGVNGGDRPLHTYLGPLQPRLGNAVYSNPGALSPLLNDPNLQLIGIGTRIFLGGGIGYVAWEGTQHFPLQKRLPNDTPIGPAATLALIGDAKQMDARWVRGCYFKSYGPSLMIGVGVPLPVLNEEVVARCAVQDNDLVAPIVDFSIPRRVRPTFGLVSYAQLKSGRIAIEGKPVRVAPLASLFLSRQVTIALKQWIEAGKFTLAEPVAPIPKERSFLPQDIWGAQVALE, from the coding sequence ATGCGTACAATTGCCGAAATTAATGAAAAAATTGCTCGTCAAAGTGCAGCGGTGTTGACAGTTGAGGAATTGAAAGCACGAGTTGCCGAAGTCGGCGTTACTCAAGCCGCAAAAGAAGTAGATGTCATTACTACTGGCACATTCGAGCCGATGGAATCATCGGGAGCAATTATCAATTTAGGACATACCGATCCCCCAATTAAAATTCGTCGCTGTTGGTTGGATGGCGTTCCTGCCTATTCAGGCTTTGGAGCCGTAGATCTCTATTTAGGTGCAACTCAAGCAGTTGAGGCAATTGATGGTGAAGAAGTGCGAGAAAAAGGCGGAGGTCATGTTATTTCCGATTTGATTGCTGGATTACCGATTCAGCTACGTGCTTTAGGACAAGTCACTGATTGTTATCCGCGTGCGACGTTTGAAACGACGATTACCCGCGATACAATTAACCAGTTTTATTTATTTAATCCTCGAAATCTATATCAAAATTTTATTGTGGGAGTTAATGGCGGCGATCGCCCTTTACACACGTATCTAGGACCGCTACAACCTCGGTTAGGTAATGCTGTTTACTCTAACCCTGGGGCGCTTTCTCCACTATTGAACGACCCGAATTTACAATTGATTGGGATTGGTACGCGAATTTTTTTAGGTGGTGGGATTGGCTATGTTGCTTGGGAAGGGACACAACACTTTCCTTTACAAAAGCGCCTCCCAAACGACACACCGATAGGTCCTGCGGCAACTTTAGCTTTGATCGGTGATGCCAAACAAATGGATGCCCGTTGGGTACGTGGCTGCTATTTTAAAAGCTATGGTCCTTCTCTTATGATCGGCGTTGGAGTACCCTTACCCGTTTTAAATGAGGAAGTCGTTGCCCGCTGTGCAGTTCAAGACAACGACTTAGTAGCTCCGATAGTAGACTTTTCGATTCCACGTCGCGTGCGTCCTACCTTTGGTTTGGTCAGTTACGCACAGCTTAAATCTGGGCGGATCGCGATTGAAGGGAAACCTGTGCGCGTTGCTCCCCTAGCCAGTTTATTTTTATCACGTCAAGTCACGATCGCCCTCAAACAGTGGATTGAAGCAGGAAAATTTACTCTTGCTGAGCCAGTTGCACCAATCCCTAAAGAACGCTCTTTTCTTCCTCAAGACATTTGGGGCGCACAAGTTGCTTTGGAGTGA
- a CDS encoding AraC family transcriptional regulator — protein MAIILSQSSYWELFEDTVEVETNVHAVDEFDTIWKYPQQLGQGYWRDIVLGEGLSLTIADYQPHDDIISAAPERQHPLEYTFYLAGGEGCNDCFVRAGQYTLCGSGVAPKEDCYSSAQNRCFIVNAHIAPALFQSFLEPTKELPQEFKHLLRDLHQEYSISFGKTTAQMHLVLQQILQCPYHGFMKRIYLESKIWELIVLLLDQLKPQKQQKSTTLKSDDIERIYQAQAILLQQLSNPPSLIELARKVGLNDCTLKRGFRQVFGKTAFAYLHHHRLEQAKQLLAQGDMSVAEVALSVGFADRSYFTTAFRKQYGCNPGAYRRR, from the coding sequence ATGGCAATTATCCTTTCACAAAGTAGCTACTGGGAGCTATTTGAGGACACTGTAGAAGTCGAAACCAATGTTCATGCAGTTGATGAATTCGATACTATTTGGAAATATCCGCAGCAGCTTGGTCAAGGATATTGGCGAGATATTGTCCTTGGTGAAGGATTATCATTAACGATCGCAGACTATCAACCACACGATGACATCATTTCTGCAGCACCCGAACGCCAACACCCTTTAGAGTACACCTTCTATCTTGCCGGCGGTGAGGGGTGTAATGATTGCTTTGTGCGTGCTGGGCAATATACGCTATGTGGTAGTGGAGTTGCCCCCAAAGAAGATTGCTACTCCTCTGCTCAAAACCGATGCTTTATTGTTAATGCACACATTGCACCTGCCCTGTTTCAATCATTTTTGGAGCCTACCAAGGAACTGCCACAGGAGTTTAAGCATTTGCTGCGTGATTTGCATCAAGAATACAGTATTAGTTTTGGCAAAACTACCGCACAAATGCACCTAGTTTTGCAACAAATTTTACAGTGCCCTTACCACGGTTTCATGAAACGCATATATCTCGAAAGTAAGATTTGGGAGCTAATCGTGTTGCTGCTTGACCAACTAAAACCACAAAAACAGCAAAAATCTACTACACTAAAATCTGACGATATTGAGCGCATTTACCAAGCGCAAGCAATTTTATTACAGCAACTTAGTAATCCACCTTCTTTAATTGAGCTAGCCCGTAAAGTGGGTCTGAATGACTGCACGTTGAAGCGGGGATTTCGCCAAGTTTTCGGCAAAACGGCATTTGCGTATTTACATCATCACCGATTAGAACAAGCGAAGCAACTGTTAGCACAAGGAGATATGAGTGTTGCAGAAGTTGCCCTTAGTGTAGGATTTGCCGATCGCAGCTACTTCACAACAGCTTTTCGCAAGCAATATGGCTGTAATCCAGGCGCTTACCGACGGCGATAA